In Pocillopora verrucosa isolate sample1 chromosome 13, ASM3666991v2, whole genome shotgun sequence, one genomic interval encodes:
- the LOC131773952 gene encoding beta-2 adrenergic receptor-like isoform X1: MASTSVVTNADTTNITTSAFTVKEEGDNAVTSLSPLALGLFLEAGILAVALGNLLVLLSIKFQKQWVITDILLLSLSTADFIGGAVPLQILIFMNYFVQRRWTPFLCGFYIVVVNALRFASAGTVTLIAVERAFMILSPFKYHTTITTSRVKKLVMFTWLNAVLFASLPFLGVGKSGYEDGRCFYHLTHLGKAYAILIVSASFILLALVLACYFAIKTSSTQFIKRQTVMDTKNKSAGTNLSRGSVSEDPGCEGVKRRRKSSTHGVREIQRLSLMMALVVFLYYISWLPILISNIVTLITGHQSSKAVVLLTGMVSLIYAMANPIIYGKMSSRYRWAYRRVFASLFLCETCRQRSRSWSISCSRKSTRSRTLSLPQISKDQELKRNITKDEGPEYPKMAHGRHQDSAGQKNEGLQCPDDFAEGVVLEFGDDGNSFSQNEFTSRETTSSYLSNEFLL; this comes from the exons ATGGCCTCCACATCTGTGGTTACCAATGCCGATACAACAAACATAACGACATCAGCTTTCACGGTGAAAGAAGAAGGAGATAATGCAGTAACTTCTCTGAGTCCATTAGCACTTGGCTTATTCCTCGAAGCAGGTATTTTGGCAGTTGCTCTTGGAAATCTTTTGGTGCTGCTGtcgataaaatttcaaaaacaatgGGTCATTACAGATATTCTCCTTCTGTCCCTTTCAACGGCAGATTTCATTGGCGGAGCTGTCCCTCTTCAAATTCTGATTTTCATGAACTATTTTGTCCAGAGGAGGTGGACTCCCTTTCTCTGCGGCTTCTATATAGTGGTGGTAAATGCGCTTCGCTTTGCCTCCGCTGGGACGGTCACGCTGATAGCTGTCGAACGAGCTTTTATGATTTTGTCTCCATTCAAATATCACACGACAATTACAACTTCGCGTGTGAAAAAACTTGTCATGTTCACTTGGTTGAATGCAGTGTTGTTCGCCTCTTTGCCATTCCTAGGAGTTGGAAAATCGGGTTATGAAGATGGTAgatgtttttatcatttaacgCATTTGGGAAAAGCCTATGCTATTCTTATCGTATCTGCATCCTTCATATTGTTGGCACTAGTGTTAGCATGTTATTTTGCGATCAAAACATCGAGTACGCAGTTTATTAAGCGACAAACAGTAATggacacaaaaaacaaaagtgcCGGGACGAATTTGTCTCGCGGGTCAGTTTCCGAGGATCCTGGGTGCGAGGGAGTGAAAAGAAGACGAAAGAGTAGCACGCATGGAGTGAGGGAGATTCAGAGACTGTCACTTATGATGGCCctagttgtttttctttactacATTAGCTGGCTGCCAATTTTG ATCAGCAACATTGTTACCCTGATTACAGGCCACCAATCAAGTAAAGCTGTTGTTCTCCTCACGGGGATGGTCTCTCTGATATACGCTATGGCAAACCCGATCATTTACGGAAAAATGAGTTCACGGTACAGATGGGCTTATCGGCGAGTGTTTGcatctctttttctttgtgaGACTTGTAGGCAGAGATCAAGATCCTGGAGCATATCATGCTCAAGGAAAA GCACACGTTCGCGCACCTTGTCGTTACCACAAATCTCAAAGGACCAAGAGCTCAAGAGAAATATTACCAAAGACGAAGGTCCTGAGTACCCAAAAATGGCGCATGGACGACATCAAGATTCTGCTGGACAGAAAAACGAGGGGCTACAATGCCCGGATGACTTTGCAGAAGGCGTGGTACTGGAATTTGGCGATGATGGAAacagtttttctcaaaatgaatTTACGAGCAGAGAAACGACCAGCTCTTACTTATCAAATgagtttttactttaa
- the LOC131773952 gene encoding beta-2 adrenergic receptor-like isoform X2 produces MASTSVVTNADTTNITTSAFTVKEEGDNAVTSLSPLALGLFLEADFIGGAVPLQILIFMNYFVQRRWTPFLCGFYIVVVNALRFASAGTVTLIAVERAFMILSPFKYHTTITTSRVKKLVMFTWLNAVLFASLPFLGVGKSGYEDGRCFYHLTHLGKAYAILIVSASFILLALVLACYFAIKTSSTQFIKRQTVMDTKNKSAGTNLSRGSVSEDPGCEGVKRRRKSSTHGVREIQRLSLMMALVVFLYYISWLPILISNIVTLITGHQSSKAVVLLTGMVSLIYAMANPIIYGKMSSRYRWAYRRVFASLFLCETCRQRSRSWSISCSRKSTRSRTLSLPQISKDQELKRNITKDEGPEYPKMAHGRHQDSAGQKNEGLQCPDDFAEGVVLEFGDDGNSFSQNEFTSRETTSSYLSNEFLL; encoded by the exons ATGGCCTCCACATCTGTGGTTACCAATGCCGATACAACAAACATAACGACATCAGCTTTCACGGTGAAAGAAGAAGGAGATAATGCAGTAACTTCTCTGAGTCCATTAGCACTTGGCTTATTCCTCGAAGCAG ATTTCATTGGCGGAGCTGTCCCTCTTCAAATTCTGATTTTCATGAACTATTTTGTCCAGAGGAGGTGGACTCCCTTTCTCTGCGGCTTCTATATAGTGGTGGTAAATGCGCTTCGCTTTGCCTCCGCTGGGACGGTCACGCTGATAGCTGTCGAACGAGCTTTTATGATTTTGTCTCCATTCAAATATCACACGACAATTACAACTTCGCGTGTGAAAAAACTTGTCATGTTCACTTGGTTGAATGCAGTGTTGTTCGCCTCTTTGCCATTCCTAGGAGTTGGAAAATCGGGTTATGAAGATGGTAgatgtttttatcatttaacgCATTTGGGAAAAGCCTATGCTATTCTTATCGTATCTGCATCCTTCATATTGTTGGCACTAGTGTTAGCATGTTATTTTGCGATCAAAACATCGAGTACGCAGTTTATTAAGCGACAAACAGTAATggacacaaaaaacaaaagtgcCGGGACGAATTTGTCTCGCGGGTCAGTTTCCGAGGATCCTGGGTGCGAGGGAGTGAAAAGAAGACGAAAGAGTAGCACGCATGGAGTGAGGGAGATTCAGAGACTGTCACTTATGATGGCCctagttgtttttctttactacATTAGCTGGCTGCCAATTTTG ATCAGCAACATTGTTACCCTGATTACAGGCCACCAATCAAGTAAAGCTGTTGTTCTCCTCACGGGGATGGTCTCTCTGATATACGCTATGGCAAACCCGATCATTTACGGAAAAATGAGTTCACGGTACAGATGGGCTTATCGGCGAGTGTTTGcatctctttttctttgtgaGACTTGTAGGCAGAGATCAAGATCCTGGAGCATATCATGCTCAAGGAAAA GCACACGTTCGCGCACCTTGTCGTTACCACAAATCTCAAAGGACCAAGAGCTCAAGAGAAATATTACCAAAGACGAAGGTCCTGAGTACCCAAAAATGGCGCATGGACGACATCAAGATTCTGCTGGACAGAAAAACGAGGGGCTACAATGCCCGGATGACTTTGCAGAAGGCGTGGTACTGGAATTTGGCGATGATGGAAacagtttttctcaaaatgaatTTACGAGCAGAGAAACGACCAGCTCTTACTTATCAAATgagtttttactttaa